From Fusarium oxysporum f. sp. lycopersici 4287 chromosome 10, whole genome shotgun sequence:
TTTCCCCAGACCCAGCCTCGTCAATAACATCATGGCATGGCCAAGGCTGACTGACTCATGCGAGGCACAATCAATAGCAGTTTGCTGTCAGAACCTTATGCCACCGCTATTCATAGTATAGATCGGTATTGGCTGCAGCTGTCACGAGAATTTCAAATGTCATAAATTACAAGGTGTTGCTGGCGGGGTCCTTTACATGGTCAAAGCCGTTGGCATAATCTATGCTTCGGCTTCCCCGAAGCCTTCTAGAACGATAACCGTCTTACTTAGGGCCCTGTTTCTGATTGCACTTTGATCAATAAGTTTTAGCATTCATCAGTTCCTGACACATGTCACAACTATTATGCCCCGAACTGCAACAGTTCAGCTTCACTATACTGTTAGCCTCGCCCGCACCGCCAACAAACCATGGCATAGTGTCGAATGCGTTCATGGCATGCCTTCTTCCAAGTTCACCAACAGTGTATCACGGCGACCACGAGAACCCTCGGGCCATTGTCAGACACGGGCTTTGTGATACCATCCTTTGACAACGCATCTCGTCTATGTCCCGTGACGCATCGTCCTACGTGAAGTATCTATCTTGGTTGTCGTGTTCTTTTCCTGGTTCTGAGTACGTCATGGCTGATTTCATCGTCTTGACCTTGTTTCTGCTCTCGTCAAGTATTGTGCTGGGATGGCCCAGTTCTACTCAACTATCATAACTGGTGAGAGAAGAACAAATGGCTCTTTCATTGCCATGGGTTTCTTCAGACTGGCTATACTATCGTATTAATGCCCGCAGGTTTGTTCAGTCCCGTTTCTTCGTGTTCTTCGGTAGGTATATATGACGAGATTTGTGAAAGTCCTGTGTGTCTCTCCACATTGGTTCTTATATCTGAGGATGGCATCGTCTTTCCACATACGGTAACTATTTTCCCAATCTTCCCTTAGTTTCTATAACTTTTCCAGTTTTTGAAAAAGGTGAAAGTACTGATAGTCAACAAGTGCGCGCGCGCCGTCCTTTAAATTGTCTCAACCCTCACCAAGCTGGATTGTCAAGGCACTTGGAGACAGTAACACAATGACCAGAGCCATTCTCTGTTGTATAAGTATTCGTTAACTTAATTCCCCGAGACGGACTTAACATGTGTTATTGGTTACCTAGACGAGCACCAAACATCATTCGTTAGTAACAATGTGCCTATGACAGACAATGAGCACCTCGTTGTATCATTCATCCAACACTTTATGGAGTTCATTTAACGGGAGTCATCATCTAATGTCACAAACTCGCAGATTCTCAGTCCCGTAGGATCATTAGAAATCTGTAGACAATGCTCACTcatgccttatattataaacaAATTTCCATATAATATGCCTAGCCTCCCGGCAAGACAAAAGGGTTAAGTGTGGAACGTTGACGGAAAAATTTATTAGAATGTCTATTTCGTCCCTTCTACAGCACCTACGCATTATCTATAGTAGCCGCCTGACTTAACACACACGTCTGACAGCAAGTACACTATACAACTGGCGACGCTTGTCTCCCTTTTTGGTGATCGTGTTCCACTAGGCTCTCCTTGCCAAAGCCTGCCCATTGGTTATAATTGTCGGAAGCAACAGTGACAAGACATCAAGAGCGATACCGAACAGGTGTGACATCAATATGCTATCGTCCGAACTTGCCATAACCCCCTGGAAACCCTTTGCCATACGGATTCGATAAACGGTGTGTTTGGATGTTCCTTACTCGTCGAGACCAGTGGTCCAGTCGGAGCTTTCAAGCTCGCGCTCAGCGCCGAGACTCAGGCCTCAAGTTGACACAACAATGGGAACGTCGGCAAAAATTCGCAATGGCAGGAGAAAAGGCGTATAGTTTTGAAACATCATGATGTATTATCTCGAGGTCTGAAATTTTTGCTCGGTATAGCCGTCAACTCCCGTGGATTCCCCTCATATAAAATCGTCCCCCACGGCATTGCAGATCTTGGCTCCTTGAATTATTCGTTTTGCAGTAGAAACGGCCCGGAACCGAAAGACATGTGCCGTCGAGTCGATACGCATACAAAGGGCAACTGAACAGAGGAAACCCATCCAATAATACAACCACCCATTACTAACAGCCCGCGTTGTGTCAGAAAAGGGGAAACTATGGTGCAGAGAATTTTGCAGGTGCGAGAAAAAACAGGAAACGGGGAAAACAGTAAATAGGGAATAATGAAAAGGAGGTATCGCATCAGCCAGTGTATTTTCTTCCCCAAATCCACCACGAATAATCGAGTCCGGCCGGGGAAAGTCGTCGGTAGGGGTATGTGTTAAAGGTAAGGTGCGGTTCGTCACGTCGTCCTGCATTCGCTAGTAGTCGCGATCAAGGTAGGCGTCCTTGGATTTCGGATTCGATGGGCAATATAATCGTTCGAACACAGATGGTATAGTCGCCGCGGCACGTACTGGCATTTATATATCCAGACAAAAGGTTCATAGTCGCAAGGAACAATTAGTATGCCCAGATTTTAAGCTAATGTTGTTAGTCATTTTGCTCTCGGTGTACGATCTTGTCGTTGACAGAAACTTACCAGAGAATCCCAAGATCCTGTGCACAAGCTTGTGCCATCGTTGCTTACGCCCAAGCAGCTGACACGGTTCTCGTGGCCAACGAGAGAGCCAACCTTCTCGCCTCGAGTAATGTCCCAAACCTAATGATTGCGTTAGCTCACAAGTTCCAGAGAAGACGAGCTTGTAATCACAAGCACAAATATGTCTTACCTTGCACTCAAAGTCATCGTAACCAGCGAATAGAAGACGACCTGATACAGATGTAGCCACCGAGGTGATACCACAGAGAATAGACTCGGACTGCCAATTGCGTTAGTCTGAGTCAAAGAACCAATTTGCAAAAGTCCACACTTACTCCGTAGAGGTTAAGTTCGCGATCCGCGCGGATATCGAAGAGACGGCAAGTAGCATCATCCGATCCGGTCACGAAAGAGTGGCCGTCAGGGAAGAATTGGATGGCGTTAATATCGGACTCATGGCCAGCAAAGGTCTGGACAGCCTTTCCAGCGCGAATATCCCAAAGCTTGGCGAAAGCATCACAAGCACCAGAGATGAAGGTGTTTTGATTGGTAGggttgaggctgatgctCATCACATCACCAAGATGGTCAGCAAACTCAGTAACCTTCT
This genomic window contains:
- a CDS encoding guanine nucleotide-binding protein subunit beta, which translates into the protein MKAKRTLKGHLAKIYAMHWSTDRRHLVSASQDGKLIIWDAYTTNKVHAIPLRSSWVMTCAYAPSGNFVACGGLDNICSIYNLNQQRDGPTRVARELSGHAGYLSCCRFINDRSILTSSGDMTCMKWDIETGQKVTEFADHLGDVMSISLNPTNQNTFISGACDAFAKLWDIRAGKAVQTFAGHESDINAIQFFPDGHSFVTGSDDATCRLFDIRADRELNLYGSESILCGITSVATSVSGRLLFAGYDDFECKVWDITRGEKVGSLVGHENRVSCLGVSNDGTSLCTGSWDSLLKIWAY